Proteins encoded within one genomic window of Halobacteroides halobius DSM 5150:
- the glgP gene encoding alpha-glucan family phosphorylase, producing MEFHGSFSVKSKLPNRIKKLKEVAYNLWWCWNHRAELLFSKIDDKLWKEFDRNPVKLLSKVDQERLNKLASDNQFLVEYDQVISEFNDYLTTDDTWFKDVSPQWSEDEVIAYFSTEFGFHESIPIYSGGLGVLAGDHCKSASDLGLPLIGVGLLYHEGYFKQRITDKGWQESLYPTLDETYLPITAVQDQEGNDLKVSVKLANREVLIKIWRLNVGRIKVFLLDTNIAENSSQDRELTSRLYGGGEETRISQEIILGIGGTKGLAALGYDPVVWHMNEGHSVYLGLERIEELMTEESLSFTEALEVVAASSVFTTHTPVPAGNEVFPFELKEKYFSEYWKRIGLTKEEFMNLGCVYDMEKDDGFCLTVLALRLARFNNGVSKLHGEVSSQMWEDIWEGIPTDENPIDAITNGIHTLTWLAPAWEELLDQYLPSDWRKRIEDKKMWQQVRNIPNKEFWQVHNQLKSKLIDYVREKDLARRKRYNTLAKLDNNLLDKDKLTIGFARRFATYKRATLIFADLDRLNKICNKTGKEVQFIFAGKAHPADVPGQELIKKIHEISQSEEFKGKVIILEDYDMNLARYLIQGVDIWLNNPRRPLEASGTSGQKVAANAGLNFSVLDGWWCEGYNKKNGWAIGYEIEYDDQEKQDQIDSNSLYQVLEEEIVPLYYDNISQGIANDWIASMKEAMISNISVYSTDRMVQEYTKKLYLPAVKRKNEVEANEYALAKELVNWKEDLKENWEELKIKVRNKEKKEVYKVEDNINFSIEVDLASLELDDIDVELYIVAEKLEQPQIFVMDLEEKVSDNIYKYSLTLELSQLVGSGDYKYTFRVIPQDELLTTKHELGLIKWI from the coding sequence GGGCTGAGCTTTTATTTTCCAAAATTGATGATAAATTGTGGAAGGAGTTTGACAGGAATCCTGTTAAACTTCTTTCTAAGGTTGACCAAGAAAGATTAAATAAGTTAGCTAGTGATAATCAATTTCTTGTTGAATATGACCAAGTTATAAGTGAGTTTAATGATTATTTGACAACTGATGATACTTGGTTTAAAGATGTTAGTCCTCAGTGGTCTGAGGATGAAGTAATTGCTTACTTTTCTACTGAATTTGGATTTCATGAATCAATACCTATCTATTCTGGTGGTTTAGGAGTATTAGCAGGAGATCACTGTAAATCAGCTAGTGATTTAGGTCTACCTTTAATTGGAGTAGGCTTATTATATCATGAGGGCTATTTTAAACAAAGGATCACTGATAAAGGTTGGCAAGAATCATTATATCCTACTTTAGATGAAACCTATTTACCTATAACTGCTGTCCAAGATCAAGAAGGAAATGATTTAAAGGTCAGTGTTAAATTAGCGAATAGAGAAGTATTAATTAAAATTTGGAGGTTAAATGTTGGTAGGATAAAGGTTTTTTTGTTAGATACTAATATTGCAGAAAATAGTAGCCAAGATAGAGAATTAACTTCACGCTTATACGGTGGAGGTGAGGAAACAAGAATATCGCAGGAGATTATTTTAGGTATTGGTGGTACAAAAGGATTAGCTGCTTTAGGATATGACCCTGTTGTATGGCATATGAATGAAGGTCATTCAGTTTATTTAGGATTAGAGAGAATTGAAGAGTTAATGACAGAAGAAAGTTTAAGTTTTACAGAGGCATTAGAGGTTGTAGCAGCGAGTAGTGTATTTACTACTCATACTCCTGTACCAGCTGGAAATGAAGTTTTTCCCTTTGAATTAAAAGAAAAATATTTTAGTGAATATTGGAAAAGAATAGGCCTAACTAAAGAAGAATTTATGAACTTAGGTTGTGTCTATGATATGGAGAAAGATGATGGTTTTTGTTTAACTGTTTTAGCTTTGCGTTTGGCCCGGTTTAATAATGGAGTTAGTAAGTTACATGGTGAAGTTTCTAGTCAGATGTGGGAAGATATTTGGGAAGGTATCCCCACTGATGAAAATCCTATTGATGCTATTACTAACGGAATTCATACTTTGACTTGGTTAGCTCCTGCCTGGGAAGAATTATTAGACCAATATTTACCTAGTGATTGGAGAAAAAGGATTGAAGATAAAAAGATGTGGCAGCAAGTTAGAAATATACCTAATAAAGAATTTTGGCAAGTGCATAATCAATTAAAGAGTAAATTGATTGATTATGTAAGAGAGAAGGATCTAGCTAGGAGAAAGAGATATAATACCTTAGCTAAGCTAGATAATAATTTATTAGATAAGGATAAATTAACTATAGGTTTTGCACGTAGATTTGCTACTTATAAACGAGCAACATTAATCTTTGCAGATTTAGATAGATTAAATAAGATTTGTAATAAGACAGGAAAAGAAGTTCAATTTATATTTGCTGGGAAAGCACATCCAGCTGATGTACCGGGCCAAGAGTTAATTAAAAAAATTCATGAGATTAGCCAAAGTGAAGAATTTAAAGGTAAAGTAATAATCCTAGAAGATTATGATATGAATTTGGCCCGGTACCTAATTCAAGGTGTGGATATTTGGTTAAATAATCCAAGAAGGCCATTAGAAGCTAGTGGTACTAGTGGTCAAAAAGTAGCTGCTAATGCTGGATTGAATTTTAGTGTACTTGATGGTTGGTGGTGTGAAGGATATAATAAGAAGAACGGTTGGGCTATTGGTTATGAGATTGAATATGATGATCAAGAAAAACAAGACCAAATAGATAGTAATTCTTTATATCAAGTATTAGAAGAGGAGATTGTTCCACTTTATTATGATAATATTAGTCAAGGGATTGCTAATGATTGGATTGCAAGTATGAAAGAAGCAATGATTTCTAATATATCAGTTTATAGTACTGATAGGATGGTACAAGAATATACAAAGAAATTATATCTGCCTGCTGTTAAACGTAAAAATGAAGTAGAAGCTAATGAGTATGCTTTAGCTAAAGAATTAGTCAATTGGAAAGAAGATTTAAAAGAGAATTGGGAAGAATTGAAGATTAAGGTTCGAAACAAAGAGAAAAAAGAAGTTTATAAAGTAGAGGATAATATTAATTTTTCTATAGAAGTCGATTTAGCTAGTTTAGAATTAGATGATATAGATGTTGAGTTATATATAGTAGCTGAAAAATTAGAGCAACCACAAATATTTGTAATGGATTTAGAAGAGAAAGTATCGGATAATATCTATAAATATTCTTTAACATTAGAGTTATCTCAATTAGTAGGTAGTGGAGATTATAAATATACTTTTAGAGTTATTCCTCAAGATGAACTATTAACTACTAAACATGAATTAGGTTTAATTAAGTGGATCTAA
- a CDS encoding DUF421 domain-containing protein, with translation MNTFWKTLFIYFVILLAMRLMGKREVGELTPFDLVGSIMIAELGVLVIETEDASILEGLIPIFTLAGIEIIISYFTLKSSFMRELINGNPSILIKNGEIMVEEMRSSRYTIHDLLAQLRENGIFNISDVEFAVLENSGQLTVLPKSQKRGVTPQDLGIETEYEGISRVLIDDGIINQEGLEKSKLDKKWLLNELQKRNINDPQEVILATLETDGNLYISTK, from the coding sequence ATGAATACATTTTGGAAGACATTATTCATTTATTTTGTAATTTTGCTTGCAATGAGATTAATGGGTAAGAGAGAAGTAGGAGAGTTAACACCTTTTGATTTAGTAGGTTCTATAATGATAGCTGAACTAGGTGTATTAGTTATTGAAACTGAAGATGCATCTATATTAGAAGGCCTAATTCCTATTTTTACTTTAGCAGGAATTGAAATTATAATTTCATATTTTACATTAAAAAGTAGTTTTATGCGTGAGTTGATTAATGGTAATCCTTCTATTTTGATAAAAAATGGTGAAATAATGGTAGAAGAGATGCGTAGTTCACGTTATACAATTCATGATCTGTTAGCTCAGTTAAGAGAGAATGGAATTTTTAATATTTCAGATGTGGAATTTGCAGTTTTAGAAAATTCGGGCCAATTAACTGTCTTACCTAAATCACAAAAAAGAGGTGTAACTCCTCAAGATTTAGGAATAGAAACGGAGTATGAAGGAATTTCTAGAGTTTTAATTGATGATGGAATAATTAATCAAGAAGGTTTGGAAAAATCCAAGTTAGATAAAAAGTGGTTATTAAATGAATTACAGAAGAGAAATATTAATGATCCCCAAGAAGTTATACTAGCAACTTTAGAAACAGATGGTAATCTTTATATTTCAACTAAATAA
- a CDS encoding DUF1540 domain-containing protein, which translates to MANINCIVDSCAHNADGMCGLDEIQVTADDNGQFARRAKTTKCQSFARE; encoded by the coding sequence ATGGCTAATATTAATTGCATTGTAGATAGTTGTGCTCATAATGCGGATGGTATGTGTGGCTTAGATGAGATACAAGTTACAGCAGATGATAATGGTCAATTTGCTAGACGGGCTAAAACTACTAAATGCCAATCTTTTGCTCGAGAATAA
- a CDS encoding transcription repressor NadR has product MSAGKRRKKLLSRLQGSDQAITGSTLAKEFDVSRQVIVQDVALLRAKGEQILATSQGYIIEDETRNNLPQLTIACQHDDSVTEIKEELATIIKYGGRIKDVIIEHPIYGQLRGLLTIQSQSDLDSFLQQYQTSKVKALSSLTKGIHLHTIEALNQEVLELIKDKLEERGYLLTE; this is encoded by the coding sequence ATGTCAGCGGGTAAAAGAAGAAAAAAATTATTAAGTAGGTTGCAAGGAAGCGATCAAGCAATTACTGGATCAACTTTAGCTAAAGAATTTGATGTTAGTCGCCAAGTGATTGTACAAGATGTAGCTTTACTTAGGGCCAAGGGCGAACAAATACTAGCTACTTCACAAGGTTATATAATTGAAGATGAAACTAGAAATAATTTACCTCAGTTAACAATTGCTTGTCAACATGATGATTCAGTAACAGAGATAAAAGAAGAATTAGCAACGATAATTAAGTATGGGGGTAGGATTAAAGATGTAATTATTGAACATCCAATTTATGGTCAGTTAAGAGGTTTATTAACAATTCAATCCCAGTCAGATTTAGATTCTTTCTTGCAACAGTACCAAACTAGTAAAGTAAAAGCTTTGTCTTCTTTAACAAAAGGGATTCATTTACATACTATTGAAGCTTTAAATCAAGAGGTATTAGAGTTGATAAAGGATAAGTTAGAAGAAAGAGGTTATTTACTTACTGAATAA
- the nadA gene encoding quinolinate synthase NadA codes for MKANLINKINKLKEEQNAIILAHNYQINEVQAIADYTGDSLGLSRTAAQTDAEVIVFAGVDFMAESAAILAPHKKVLLPERNAACPMAEMITVKELRKKKKQYPKAAVVCYVNSSAAVKAESDICCTSSNAVEIVEAIDKEQILFVPDQNLGQYVADRTTKEVILWDGYCRTHHRVRPKDITEVKNAHPQVKIIVHPECKPEVVKLADYVGSTAQILEFAKESNDEKIIVGTEMGILYNLKQNNPDKDFYLLTKALICQNMKMTSLKDIVCALEEMKYQITVDDEIRLKAQSALDKMLELSN; via the coding sequence ATGAAGGCCAATTTAATAAATAAAATAAATAAATTAAAAGAAGAACAAAATGCAATTATATTAGCTCATAATTATCAAATAAATGAAGTGCAAGCAATAGCTGATTATACAGGTGATTCTTTAGGATTAAGTAGAACAGCTGCTCAAACTGATGCTGAGGTAATTGTTTTTGCTGGGGTAGATTTTATGGCAGAAAGTGCTGCAATTTTAGCTCCTCATAAGAAGGTATTATTACCAGAAAGAAATGCTGCTTGTCCAATGGCTGAGATGATTACTGTAAAAGAATTAAGAAAGAAAAAGAAGCAATATCCTAAAGCAGCTGTGGTATGTTATGTAAATTCTTCAGCAGCAGTTAAAGCTGAAAGTGATATTTGCTGTACATCTTCTAATGCAGTAGAGATTGTAGAAGCAATTGATAAAGAGCAGATTTTATTTGTCCCAGACCAAAACTTAGGTCAGTATGTAGCAGATAGGACCACTAAGGAAGTGATTTTATGGGATGGCTATTGTAGAACCCATCATCGAGTAAGACCTAAGGATATAACAGAAGTTAAGAATGCTCATCCCCAAGTTAAGATTATTGTCCATCCTGAATGTAAACCAGAAGTGGTTAAGTTAGCTGATTATGTAGGTAGTACTGCTCAAATTTTGGAGTTTGCTAAAGAATCTAATGATGAAAAAATCATTGTAGGGACTGAAATGGGGATCTTATATAATCTTAAGCAAAATAATCCTGATAAAGATTTTTATTTATTAACCAAAGCATTAATCTGTCAAAATATGAAGATGACTTCTCTTAAGGATATAGTTTGTGCATTAGAGGAGATGAAATATCAAATAACTGTAGATGATGAGATTAGATTGAAGGCTCAGTCAGCATTAGATAAAATGTTGGAACTTAGTAATTAG
- the nadB gene encoding L-aspartate oxidase — translation MIPRYLVNFNLDNIKKVETDFIVVGTGIAGLVSALELSSKGEVMLFTKGDLKDCNTEKAQGGIAAAISNYDTVKLHIADTLQAGAGLCNPKAVKELVTTGRKEVKELIRSGMKFDQQAKELALTKEGGHSCRRVLHAGGDATGRELRSFLAQEVLDLARVNIKRERFVIDLLVTDGECYGALVYDQQEGLTAYLAQAVILATGGAGQLYPATSNPKGATGDGVAMAYRAGAEMMDLEFIQFHPTTLQLAEVPNFLISEALRGEGAVLRDQSGTRFMSYHHKLAELAPRDIVARAIYQQMQQDSSDHVYLDATELESGFIEERFPTIYQTCLEAGIDITKEYIPVAPAAHYLMGGIKTDSNGETNLARLFACGETACVGVHGANRLASNSLLEGLVYGRRAAKQASQYLNKMVDLKGLDFSFQAQRETKNTIKEVKAVLNNIMIDKVGIVRNKEGLKQASSQIKFLLTNLNYNLSSPADWEVQNLLTIAQLTIKAALVRQESRGAHYREDIPDSRRDWKKHSVFKREQEWEEWELEFK, via the coding sequence ATGATTCCACGATATCTAGTTAATTTTAATTTAGATAATATAAAGAAAGTAGAGACAGATTTTATAGTTGTAGGGACTGGAATAGCTGGTCTAGTTAGTGCTTTAGAGTTATCATCTAAAGGAGAAGTAATGTTATTTACTAAGGGTGATTTAAAAGATTGTAATACAGAAAAAGCACAAGGTGGAATTGCAGCTGCGATTAGTAATTATGATACTGTTAAGTTACATATTGCTGATACATTGCAAGCAGGAGCAGGATTATGTAATCCTAAAGCAGTTAAAGAGCTAGTAACCACAGGAAGAAAAGAAGTTAAAGAATTAATTAGATCAGGTATGAAGTTTGATCAACAAGCTAAGGAACTGGCTTTAACTAAAGAAGGGGGACATAGTTGCAGAAGAGTTTTACACGCCGGAGGAGATGCAACGGGAAGAGAGTTAAGAAGTTTTTTAGCCCAAGAGGTCTTAGACCTTGCTAGAGTAAATATAAAAAGGGAAAGATTTGTAATTGATCTATTAGTTACTGACGGAGAATGTTATGGGGCTTTAGTTTATGACCAACAAGAAGGATTAACTGCTTATTTAGCTCAAGCAGTTATTTTGGCTACTGGTGGTGCAGGACAATTATATCCAGCTACTTCTAATCCTAAAGGAGCTACTGGAGATGGAGTTGCTATGGCTTATCGGGCTGGAGCTGAGATGATGGATCTAGAATTTATTCAGTTTCATCCAACTACTTTACAGTTAGCAGAAGTACCTAATTTTTTAATTTCTGAAGCACTAAGGGGAGAAGGAGCTGTTTTAAGAGATCAATCAGGAACTCGTTTTATGTCCTACCATCATAAATTGGCTGAATTAGCTCCGCGAGATATTGTAGCTAGAGCTATTTATCAACAAATGCAACAAGATAGTAGTGACCATGTTTATTTAGATGCCACAGAATTAGAATCTGGTTTTATTGAAGAAAGATTTCCTACTATTTATCAAACTTGTTTAGAGGCTGGTATTGATATTACTAAAGAATATATTCCGGTTGCTCCAGCAGCTCATTATCTAATGGGGGGAATTAAGACTGATTCCAATGGTGAAACTAATTTAGCTAGACTTTTTGCTTGTGGTGAAACAGCTTGTGTAGGAGTGCATGGTGCTAATAGGTTAGCAAGTAATTCATTACTAGAAGGTTTAGTTTACGGAAGAAGAGCAGCTAAGCAAGCTAGTCAATATTTAAATAAAATGGTTGATTTAAAAGGTTTAGATTTTTCATTTCAGGCTCAACGAGAGACTAAAAATACAATAAAAGAAGTTAAAGCAGTTTTAAATAATATAATGATTGATAAAGTAGGGATAGTACGTAATAAAGAGGGACTAAAGCAAGCATCATCACAAATTAAGTTTTTGTTAACTAATCTTAATTATAATTTGAGCTCTCCAGCTGATTGGGAAGTACAGAATTTACTTACTATAGCTCAATTAACAATTAAAGCTGCTTTGGTAAGACAAGAGAGTAGAGGCGCTCATTATAGAGAGGATATTCCAGATAGTAGACGTGATTGGAAGAAGCATTCTGTTTTCAAGCGAGAACAAGAATGGGAGGAATGGGAACTTGAATTTAAATAA
- the nadC gene encoding carboxylating nicotinate-nucleotide diphosphorylase produces the protein MNLNKNKVIKIIKEALAEDIGTGDLTTQSTIKDNKLETGIILAKENGVIAGLEVAKLVFDCLDNDIKFEKLVTEGSKVKRQTPVVKVSGPIASLLSGERLALNFLQRMSGIATKTARYVELVADYDVRIVDTRKTTPNLRSLEKYAVRIGGGFNHRSGLYDAVMIKDNHIQAVGSITKAVKRARENVAHTVKIEVETEDLAQVKEALSVGVDIIMLDNMSSQLMAQAVELIGEQAIVEASGGITAETIREVAQTGADVISVGELTHTIDSLDISLDIKED, from the coding sequence TTGAATTTAAATAAAAATAAAGTTATTAAGATAATTAAAGAAGCGTTGGCTGAAGATATAGGAACTGGTGATTTAACGACCCAAAGTACAATTAAAGATAATAAATTAGAAACAGGAATTATTTTAGCTAAAGAAAATGGAGTAATTGCTGGATTAGAAGTAGCAAAGTTAGTATTTGACTGTCTTGATAATGATATAAAATTTGAAAAATTAGTCACTGAGGGGTCTAAAGTGAAGAGACAAACTCCTGTTGTTAAGGTAAGCGGGCCAATAGCTTCATTGTTAAGTGGTGAACGCTTGGCCCTTAATTTTTTGCAAAGAATGTCAGGAATAGCTACTAAAACTGCTAGATATGTAGAGTTAGTGGCTGATTATGATGTTAGAATTGTTGATACTAGAAAGACTACACCTAATTTAAGAAGTTTAGAAAAGTATGCCGTAAGGATAGGAGGAGGATTTAATCACCGCAGTGGATTATATGATGCAGTAATGATTAAGGATAATCATATTCAAGCTGTGGGCAGTATTACTAAAGCTGTAAAGAGGGCTAGAGAAAATGTAGCTCACACAGTAAAAATTGAAGTAGAAACAGAAGACTTGGCCCAAGTTAAAGAAGCATTATCAGTTGGTGTAGATATTATTATGCTAGATAATATGTCTTCTCAGTTAATGGCCCAAGCAGTAGAGTTAATAGGAGAACAAGCTATTGTTGAGGCTTCAGGTGGTATTACTGCTGAGACAATTAGAGAAGTTGCTCAAACAGGAGCAGATGTTATTTCAGTTGGAGAGTTAACTCATACCATTGATTCATTAGATATTAGTCTGGATATAAAGGAGGATTAA
- a CDS encoding PTS transporter subunit IIC, translating to MAAVKEFLANKNIKLSLERYGIQALGAMAKGLFASLIVGLILKVLGQRLDIPLLVDFSKTAMDMMGPAIGVAVAYGLKAPPLVIFTSVVTGAAGAQLGGPVGAFLAAVIGTECGKLISKETKLDIVLTPSVVIITGLLMAKFVGPGIDQFMKSLGQLIMTATRLQPIPMGILVATLMGMALTLPISSAAIGLMLSLSGLAAGAATVGCSAQMIGFAVMSYRENGFGGLISQGLGTSMLQVPNIIKNPYIWVPPTLSGAILGPIATTIIPLKNIPIGSGMGTAGLVGQFGTIEAMGMGALGPVILLHFILPALLTLIIAKLMRKQGLIKERDLKLNL from the coding sequence ATGGCAGCAGTTAAAGAGTTTTTAGCTAATAAAAATATTAAATTATCTTTAGAGAGATACGGAATTCAGGCTTTAGGGGCTATGGCAAAAGGATTATTTGCTTCATTAATTGTAGGATTGATTTTAAAAGTATTAGGACAGAGGTTAGATATACCATTATTAGTGGACTTTAGTAAGACAGCAATGGATATGATGGGGCCAGCGATTGGGGTTGCAGTAGCATATGGCTTAAAAGCACCACCTTTAGTTATTTTTACTTCAGTGGTAACAGGAGCGGCTGGAGCTCAATTAGGTGGACCAGTGGGGGCTTTTTTAGCAGCAGTGATTGGAACTGAATGTGGAAAATTAATTTCTAAAGAAACAAAATTAGATATTGTTTTGACCCCTAGTGTAGTAATTATTACGGGGTTATTGATGGCTAAATTTGTTGGCCCGGGGATTGACCAATTTATGAAAAGTTTAGGGCAGTTAATTATGACAGCTACTAGATTACAACCAATCCCGATGGGGATTTTAGTTGCTACTCTAATGGGGATGGCTCTAACTTTACCAATTAGTAGTGCAGCAATTGGTTTAATGTTGAGTTTAAGTGGTTTAGCTGCTGGAGCTGCAACAGTAGGATGTAGTGCTCAGATGATTGGATTTGCAGTTATGAGTTATCGAGAAAATGGTTTTGGGGGATTAATTAGTCAAGGATTAGGGACTTCAATGTTACAGGTACCTAATATTATAAAAAACCCATATATTTGGGTGCCACCAACTTTAAGTGGGGCTATTTTAGGACCAATAGCAACAACAATTATCCCTCTTAAAAATATCCCAATTGGTTCTGGAATGGGTACAGCTGGCTTGGTGGGGCAATTTGGAACTATTGAAGCTATGGGTATGGGAGCGCTTGGCCCGGTTATCTTACTTCATTTTATTTTACCTGCTCTGTTAACTTTGATTATTGCCAAGTTGATGCGTAAGCAAGGATTAATTAAAGAGAGAGATTTAAAACTAAATTTATAA
- a CDS encoding glucose-1-phosphate adenylyltransferase: MKNLALILAGGRGTRLDILSEHRAKPSVPFAGKFRLVDFALSNCVNSGIYNIGVLTQYLPMSLNKHIGIGKPWDLDRKMGGVTLLQPCIRKNKQGAWYQGTAHAVYQNINFIKQHNPDNVVILSGDHVYKMDYSEMIAKHEQNGADLTIAAQRVPHEEASRFGILEPNEEMQIVDFKEKPADPPSNLASMGIYVFKTEALLEVLEKYCTQESSDFGHHIIPPMIENNQVYSYEFEGYWKDVGTLESFWEANLALTGPLPEFNLYDDNWKLHTKSKEKPPAKFGNKSRVTQSIVANGSIINGEVENSVISPGVFIEAGAVVRDSIIFSNTRVKKNAIISKAIIDKRVIIGANCHIGFGTNEIPNHQKPNLLNNGLTVIAKRAKISANTQIGRNCRIFSYVTDENFKSGIIPSGSTVTQLTTKDLVSLAE, translated from the coding sequence ATGAAAAATTTAGCATTAATTTTAGCTGGGGGAAGAGGAACTAGATTGGATATTTTATCTGAACATCGGGCCAAACCAAGTGTACCATTTGCAGGAAAATTTAGACTTGTTGATTTTGCCTTAAGTAATTGTGTTAATTCTGGGATTTATAATATTGGTGTATTGACTCAGTACTTACCTATGTCTCTAAACAAACATATCGGAATAGGAAAACCTTGGGATCTTGACCGTAAGATGGGTGGCGTAACTTTATTACAACCTTGTATAAGAAAGAATAAACAAGGGGCTTGGTATCAAGGAACTGCTCATGCTGTTTATCAAAATATTAATTTTATTAAGCAACACAATCCCGATAATGTTGTTATTTTATCTGGAGATCATGTTTATAAGATGGATTATAGCGAAATGATTGCTAAACATGAACAAAACGGAGCTGATTTGACAATTGCAGCTCAACGAGTACCTCATGAAGAAGCATCTAGATTTGGAATTTTAGAACCAAATGAAGAGATGCAGATAGTAGATTTTAAAGAAAAGCCAGCAGATCCACCTAGTAACTTAGCATCAATGGGCATTTATGTATTTAAAACTGAGGCTTTATTAGAAGTATTAGAGAAGTATTGTACTCAAGAAAGCTCTGATTTTGGTCATCATATTATTCCACCAATGATAGAAAACAACCAAGTTTATTCCTATGAATTTGAAGGTTACTGGAAGGATGTAGGAACATTAGAATCATTTTGGGAGGCCAATTTAGCTCTAACTGGTCCACTACCTGAATTTAATTTGTATGATGATAATTGGAAATTACATACAAAAAGTAAAGAAAAGCCACCTGCTAAATTTGGTAATAAATCTAGAGTAACCCAGAGTATAGTGGCTAATGGCTCAATTATTAATGGTGAAGTAGAGAATTCTGTAATCTCACCAGGGGTATTTATTGAAGCAGGGGCAGTAGTTAGAGATTCCATAATCTTTAGTAATACAAGAGTTAAAAAGAATGCAATTATATCTAAGGCAATTATTGATAAGCGGGTAATAATTGGTGCTAATTGCCATATAGGGTTTGGTACTAATGAAATACCTAATCATCAAAAACCTAATCTGCTTAATAATGGTTTAACAGTAATAGCTAAAAGAGCTAAGATATCTGCTAATACGCAGATTGGAAGAAATTGTAGGATATTCTCTTATGTTACAGATGAAAACTTTAAGAGTGGAATTATACCTAGCGGTAGTACTGTTACTCAACTGACAACTAAAGATTTAGTTAGCCTAGCTGAGTGA